One genomic window of Eptesicus fuscus isolate TK198812 chromosome 6, DD_ASM_mEF_20220401, whole genome shotgun sequence includes the following:
- the LOC103301146 gene encoding olfactory receptor 7D4-like, which translates to MEARNHTEISEFLLLGLSEDPELQPFLFGVLLSMYLVTILGNLLIILAIISDSHLHSPMYFFLSNLSSIDISFTSTIIPKMLMNIQTQSKAISYIGCFIQVYFFMIFAGMDGFLLTVMAYDRYVAICHPLHYLVIMNPRLCGFLVLLCWFIIFWVSLAHILLMRQLSFCVHTEIPHFFCELTQILKVACSDTLINDIFLYVTTALLGVFPFTGILFSYSKIVSSLMRMSSIEGKYKAFSTCGSHLSVVSLYYGTSLGVYLSSAVTHSTHYNSVASVMYTIVTPMLNPFIYSLRNKDVKGALGRLFSQGAPCL; encoded by the coding sequence ATGGAAGCAAGAAACCACACAGAAATATCAGAATTTCTGCTCCTGGGTCTCTCAGAGGATCCTGAACTACAGCCCTTCCTCTTTGGAGTGTTACTATCCATGTACCTGGTCACTATACTTGGGAACCTTCTCATCATCCTGGCCATCATCTCTGACTCCCATCTCCACtcccccatgtacttcttcctctctaACCTGTCCTCTATTGACATCAGTTTCACCTCCACCATTATCCCGAAGATGCTGATGAacatccagacacagagcaaagcCATCTCCTACATCGGCTGCTTCATTCAggtgtatttttttatgatttttgctGGAATGGATGGTTTCCTCTTGACTGTGATGGCCTATGATCGGtatgtggccatctgccaccccctGCACTACCTGGTCATCATGAACCCCCGGCTCTGTGGCTTCCTGGTTCTGTTGTGTTGGTTCATCATTTTTTGGGTCTCCCTCGCTCATATTCTACTGATGAGGCAGTTGTCCTTCTGTGTACATACTGAAATTCCACATTTCTTCTGTGAACTGACTCAGATTCTCAAGGTGGCCTGCTCCGACACCCTCATCAATGACATCTTCTTGTATGTGACTACTGCCTTACTGGGCGTGTTTCCTTTTACTGGAATTCTCTTTTCTTACTCTAAGATTGTCTCCTCTTTAATGAGAATGTCCTCTATAGAgggaaaatataaagcattttccACTTGTGGGTCTCACCTCTCTGTGGTCTCCTTGTACTATGGGACAAGCCTGGGGGTCTACCTCAGTTCTGCTGTGACCCATTCTACCCATTACAACTCAGTTGCCTCAGTCATGTACACCATAGTCACCCCCATGCTGAATCCCTTTATTTACAGCCTGAGGAACAAGGATGTGAAGGGGGCTTTGGGAAGGCTCTTTAGCCAAGGAGCCCCTTGCCTGTGA